The proteins below come from a single Pseudomonadota bacterium genomic window:
- a CDS encoding DUF5808 domain-containing protein: MADDPWEEPQHWWLGAFYFCRHDGRLVVRKRFGSGWTFNFAQPLSWVALVALMSAVLVGPLYIFGWL, from the coding sequence ATGGCCGACGACCCCTGGGAGGAGCCGCAGCACTGGTGGCTGGGCGCTTTTTACTTCTGCCGGCATGACGGGCGATTAGTGGTACGCAAGCGCTTTGGCTCCGGTTGGACGTTTAACTTCGCCCAACCTCTGTCGTGGGTCGCCCTCGTTGCGCTCATGAGCGCTGTCTTAGTCGGTCCGTTGTACATTTTCGGGTGGCTCTAG